The following proteins are co-located in the Psilocybe cubensis strain MGC-MH-2018 chromosome 5, whole genome shotgun sequence genome:
- a CDS encoding Pre-mRNA-splicing factor 18, with the protein MDLLKAEIANKRKALQEDPVLGDRPSKYMRRGDIERLREEREQKEREEQKRAAEAARKAEEEAAAAAKAKKQSKRSVTPSSSKGATPDVQPEAESSNATESTGFTLSNEETIRRLRAKGQPIRLFGELDKDRRLRLRALELIEEKGHDRQGGQNDFKKALEDVENSERELRNKSTKGKKREDDPGANSILDLGLLKTDPDKLYPLIYYALKRTLKEWEEAMDERPEHVKRTTQGKLAAATQVQSAENLKPLFKTLRSRSLPSDMLARMAEIVHYMQKRQYQRANDSYLRLSIGNAPWPIGVTMVGIHERSAREKISADQVAHVLNDEVSRKYIQSLKRLLTFSQTKYPPADISQLMG; encoded by the exons ATGGATCTGCTCAAAGCTGAAATAGCCAACAAACGCAAGGCTCTTCAAGAAGACCCTGTCTTGGGAGATCGTCCTTCCAAGTACATGCGACGAGGAGACATAGAGCGCCTCCGCGAAGAACGAGAACAGAAAGAACGAGAAGAACAAAAGAGGGCCGCTGAAGCTGCACGAAAAGCTGAAGaggaggctgctgctgctgcgaaaGCGAAGAAACAAAGTAAA CGCTCCGTGACCCCTTCCAGCTCGAAAGGCGCTACCCCAGATGTTCAACCTGAAGCAGAATCTTCCAACGCGACAGAGTCGACAGGATTCACCCTGTCAAATGAAGAGACAATTCGCAGGCTACGTGCAAAAGGCCAACCGATTCGCCTCTTCGGAGAGCTCGATAAGGATCGCCGCCTTAGGCTTCGCGCACTTGAACTCATAGAAGAGAAAGGCCATGACAGGCAAGGAGGTCAAAATGACTTCAAAAAGGCTCTCGAAGATGTAGAAAATAGTGAAAGGGAACTGCGCAACAAGTCCACGAAGGGCAAGAAAAGGGAGGACGATCCAGGTGCTAATAGCATTCTTGACCTTGGACTCCTCAAAACCGATCCGGACAAATTGTATCCATTGATTTACTATGCATTGAAGAGGACTCTAAAGGAATGGGAAGAGGCCATGGATGAACGCCCAG AACATGTTAAGCGGACGACTCAAGGCAAATTAGCTGCCGCGACCCAAGTACAGTCAGCAGAGAACTTGAAGCCTTTATTCAAAACCCTTCGCTCACGA TCTCTGCCATCCGACATGTTGGCCCGAATGGCTGAAATTGTGCATTACATGCAAAAACGACAATATCAACGTGCCAATGACTCGTATCTTCGTCTCTCCATTGGGAATGCGCCATGGCCAATTGGTGTGACGATGGTTGG TATTCACGAACGTTCTGCACGAGAAAAAATTTCTGCGGATCAAGTTGCTCATGTATTGAACGACGAGGTCAGTCGGAAGTATATCCAGAGTCTAAAAAG ACTCTTAACCTTTTCGCAAACCAAATATCCTCCGGCAGACATATCCCAATTGATGGGATAG
- a CDS encoding Sulfite oxidase: MDYSSEPQHSTLLNIQETQPFNAEPSAAALVEFPITPEDLVYCRNHGPVREFDENAYSIIIKGGNKGEAMFSLAELKALSKATVVAALQCAGIRRKEMGAIRPVHGVPWSDGVIANCKWGGVLLPDLLQLVGIDTQNPNVHICFESHATLCQDDTSYGASIPLAKAMENDVLLAYEMNDDPLTADHGGPLRVVVPGYLGARWVKWVDTIVISSEESPNFYQQRDYKILPPSVQTKEMAKPMWDKYPSMTALPLNSVVATVGCEDDEKLFVKGYAISGATGQVHAVEISVDHGKTWHQARITYQEGKWSWTLWEVEIACKEAEGKVYSRAIDTEGNIQPEEGIWNLRGVAYNGWGVGQWSRLD; the protein is encoded by the exons ATGGATTACAGTTCTGAGCCCCAGCATTCTACCCTTCTCAATATCCAAGAAACGCAGCCTTTCAATGCCGAGCcgtctgctgctgctctcgTAGAATTCCCAATTACGCCTGAAGACCTCGTATATTGTCGAAACCACGGTCCTGTGCGTGAGTTTGACGAGAATGCCTATTCAATCATTATCAAGGGAGGCAACAAAGGAGAAGCCATGTTCTCCTTAGCTGAACTTAAGGCGCTCTCCAAAGCCACCGTCGTCGCAGCTCTCCAG TGCGCAGGCATCAGGCGCAAGGAAATGGGAGCAATTAGGCCAGTGCATGGCGTTCCTTGGTCCGACGGTGTCATTGCCAACTGCAAATGGGGAGGCGTCCTGCTTCCCGACCTCCTCCAGCTGGTAGGCATCGACACGCAGAATCCTAATGTGCACATCTGCTTCGAATCCCATGCTACGCTTTGCCAGGACGACACGTCCTACGGAGCATCTATCCCGCTAGCAAAGGCCATGGAGAACGATGTTCTACTCGCATACGAG ATGAACGACGACCCTCTGACTGCCGATCACGGAGGCCCACTGCGAGTGGTTGTCCCCGGTTACCTTGGTGCACGATGGGTGAAATGGGTAGATACAATTGTCATCTCTTCTGAAGAATCCCCAAATTTCTATCAACAACGGGACTACAAAATACTTCCCCCATCT GTGCAAACAAAGGAAATGGCAAAGCCCATGTGGGATAAGTATCCGTCTATGACTGCCTTGCCTCTGAATTCTGTGGTGGCTACCGTCGGCTGTGAAGACGACGAAAAGCTATTTGTCAAAGGCTACGCTATCTCAGGTGCGACAGGACAAGTACACGCCGTTGAGATATCTGTAGACCATGGCAAAACTTGGCACCAAGCTCGCATAACTTACCAGGAAGGTAAATGGAGCTGGACGCTCTGGGAGGTTGAAATTGCATGCAAAGAGGCGGAAGGAAAGGTATACAGCCGCGCCATAGACACTGAAGGCAATATTCAGCCCGAGGAAGGTATTTGGAATCTGCGAGGAGTAGCATACAACGGGTGGGGAGTTGGGCAATGGAGTCGGCTCGATTAG
- a CDS encoding Cytochrome c oxidase subunit 6B: MSDASELSSKYVLQTVGFDARFPNTNQTRNCFQNYTDYFKCIAAKGDDFAPCKQFKKAYNSLCPNEWISKFDEQRENGTFPASLEP; this comes from the exons ATGTCTGACGCTTCTGAACTTTCTAG CAAATACGTCCTCCAGACCGTTGGTTTCGACG CTCGTTTCCCTAACACCAACCAGACCAGGAACTG CTTCCAGAACTACACCGATTACTTCAAGTGCATCGCGGCCAAGGGTGACGATTTTGCGCCATGCAAGCAGTTCAAAAAGGCGTACAACTCGCTCTGCCCCA ATGAATGG ATCTCCAAGTTCGATGAACAACGCGAGAACGGCACATTCCCCGCTTCTCTGGAGCCCTGA